The Aestuariibaculum lutulentum genome segment AACTTACTATTCATTTTTAAATTTTATTTAATATAGTTAAGTATTTAAAAAGCTCGTTTTCAAACACATCAAATTCATTCAATTTGGTTTTAAGAATAAAATCGTTTAAACGTTCATCGTCTTGCAAAACACCTATTTTAAATTTTGCTTTCGATAAGGCTGTCATCAATTTTAATTCTAAAATATCATTATTATAAAAGCTTATAAGGGCATCAAACTCTGTTTTTATAAACGCCTGTAATTCTGAATTATTCACAGCGCCCTTCCAACCGAAATCTTTAAAAGTATAACAGACATCCCAGGTGCTTTGCAATTCTATTTCCCGTTCTGAAAAAGCAATTATTTTCACCTTGTTAGGACGCACTTTTAGCTTATCGGCTAACTTTCTAAATTGCTCAAAGTTACCCGTCTCATCATAATTAAAGATAACGCCTAAACTTTCAATTTTACTGTCGTCAACCCTTCCCTGTCTTTCATTTAACAGTTTGTTTAAGTACTTTTTATTAGATTTTTCTTTAAAACCTTTTAAAATCATTTATCTTTATAATTTGCGCAAAGGTAACAAAACTAGATTCAAAAAATCTACTAAAAATATGAGGTTTACATTTTTAATTTATTTGTTATATATATCACTTTTTATCAGTTGTAAACAGCCCGAATATCACCTAACAAAAATTGAAGGAAAACAAATAGGCATTACAGATAGCCTAAAAAATGTATCTGAAATTGATAGCTTTATAAAACCTTTTAGATCGCATCTTAACAAAGATTTAGAT includes the following:
- a CDS encoding DUF6913 domain-containing protein, whose amino-acid sequence is MILKGFKEKSNKKYLNKLLNERQGRVDDSKIESLGVIFNYDETGNFEQFRKLADKLKVRPNKVKIIAFSEREIELQSTWDVCYTFKDFGWKGAVNNSELQAFIKTEFDALISFYNNDILELKLMTALSKAKFKIGVLQDDERLNDFILKTKLNEFDVFENELFKYLTILNKI